CAATGGTGGCCGCAGACATGCGCCGCACCACAAAGCCTCATACCCTCTACGGCTTCTGCCGGGTTCTGGTGCTGGCCCTTCATAAACCAGCGCGGTTCGTAGGCGCCGAAGGGCAGGTTGGCGAGGCGGAACTCACCATGCTTCTTGCGAGCAGCGCCGTAATTGAGACCCTCGTGGAAGCCGGTATCGCCAATATGGTAGATCTTGCCGCCGGGCGTTTCGATGACGAAGGCAGCCCAGAGTGCCATGCTCCGATCGTTCAAACCGCGCGCCGACCAGTGATGGCAGGGCTCGAAGTGAATTTTCACCGAACCCGTCTCCACCACATCGCCCCAGTCCCCCACCTTGATACGCGCCGCCTCAACGCCGGTGCGGATGACGGCGTCATTGCCGAGCGGCGTGATGAAGAGCGGCTTATGCGCCACATGCAGGCGCTTCAGCGTTTCCATATCCAGATGGTCGTAATGATTATGCGTCACCAGCACCAGATCGATGGGCGGCAGGTCTTCAAAACGGATGCCCGGCGGGTTAACCCGCTTGGGGCCGGCAAAGCTGAGCGGGCTGGTGCGCTGCGACCACACCGGATCAACAAGAATATTCAGCCCCGCCGTTTGTATGAGAAAGGAGGCATGGCCGACGAAGGTGACGCGCATATCCCTGCCGTCGATCCGGGCTTCCGGTTTCGCGAAGGGAAACGGGCTCGGATAGGTTTCCGGCCATGTGGCGCGCTCGCCATTAAAGCGCCATTTCAAAAGGCCCATGAAATTGCCGGGCGGCGTACCGCCGGGATTGAAGAAGCGCACTCCGTCAAAATGATCGGAGATCGGGCCGCTATAATAGGCGCTGGCGCTCGAACGGCGTGCATAAAGGCCCCCGCCCGCCAGAGCGAGCAGGCCAAGTGCGGAAAAACGAAAAAAGTTTCGACGTTTCATGACAAAGGTATAGGAAGCGCAATGACCCCGTTCAAGCGCTGCCAATAGCGGCCTGTGGCCGATCACGCAAAGATGACTTGCGGGCTTCGTCGGCCGGAAACCGGCACCGCCTTGACTTTTCCTGCACTTTCCTGTTTATCCCGCCCATCAGCTGGCAGTTTCACGACTCCAAGCCGCCGACCGGGACCCGAAAAGGTATAAAGAGATCCCGGAGGTCAACACCCGACAGCGCGATGCGCCCTCGGGTGCTTTTTGGCTTTGCGTCTTGTTTTTGCCAGCGAAAGCACCGACGTTTCGGAAACCCCGGAACGAAGAAGGAAGAAACGATGTTTGAAAACCTCCAGGACCGCCTTGGTTCCATTCTGAATGGACTGACCGGCCGTGGCGCGCTGACGGAAGCCGATGTTGCCGCCGCCCTGCGCGAGGTTCGCCGTGCGCTTCTGGAAGCGGACGTGGCGCTGGAAGTCGTGCGTTCCTTCACCGACAGGGTGCGTGAAAAGGCCGTCGGCGCAGCGGTTCTGAAATCCATCAAGCCCGGCCAGATGGTCGTCAAGATCGTGCATGACGAGCTTGTCGAAATGCTTGGCACCGAAGGCGTTTCTATCGACCTGCATGCGGCCGCCCCCGTCGTCATCATGATGGTGGGTCTGCAGGGCTCGGGTAAAACCACCACAACTGGCAAGATCGCCAAGCGCCTGACCGACCGCGACAAGAAGAAGGTGCTGATGGCATCTCTCGACACGCGTCGTCCGGCCGCACAGGAACAGCTGCGCCAGCTCGGCGTCCAGACGGGCGTCGATACGCTGCCGATCATCGCCGGCCAGTCGCCGACAGATATCGCCGCACGCGCCGTACAGGCTGCGAAACTCGGCGGCCACGACGTCGTCATTCTCGATACTGCCGGCCGCACGCACATCGACGAACCCTTGATGCTGGAAATGGCCGACATCAAGAAGAAATCCAACCCGCATGAAATCCTGCTGGTAGCGGATTCGCTGACCGGTCAGGACGCCGTCAACCTCGCGCGCAATTTCGATGAGCGTGTCGGCATCACCGGCCTTGTGCTTACCCGTATGGACGGCGACGGACGCGGCGGTGCGGCCCTTTCCATGCGCGCCGTCACCGGCAAGCCGATTAAGCTGATCGGTATCGGCGAGCGCATGAACGAACTCGACGAGTTCCATCCGCGCCGTATCGCCGACCGTATTCTCGGCATGGGCGACATCGTCTCGCTGGTCGAAAAGGCCGCCGAAAACATCGATGCGGAAAAAGCCCGCTCCATGGCCGAGAAGATGGCCAAGGGCAAGTTCGACCTCAACGATCTGGCCGACCAGCTTGGTCAGATGAAGAAGATGGGCGGCATGGGCGGCATCATGGGACTGATGCCCGGCATGGCCGGCATGAAGGACAAGATGGCTTCGGCCGGTATGAACGACAAGATGTTCGACCGCCAGATCGCCATCATCTCTTCTATGACCAAGGCCGAGCGCGCCAATCCGGATATTCTGAAACACAGCCGCAAGAAGCGCATCGCCGCCGGCTCCGGCACCGATGCCGCCGAAATCAACAAGCTCTTGAAAATGCATCGCGGCATGGCCGACATGATGAAGGCCATGGGCGGCAAGGGCAAAGGCGGCATCATGAAACAGATGATGGGCGGCCTTGCCGGCAAGATGGGTCTTGGTGGGATGATGGGCGGCGGCATGCCTGATCTGTCGAACATCGATCCGAAGCAGCTTGAGGCGCTCCAGAAACAGGCTGAAGCCGCCGGTCTCGGCAAGCCGGGTGCAATGCCCGGCATGGGTGGTCTGCCGGGCGGATTGCCCGGTCTCGGTGGGGCAAAGCTGCCGGGTCTTGGTGGCATGCCGGGCCTGCCTGGTTTCCCGAAAAAGAAGTGAGGGCGACGCCAATGAACAATACAGAGGTGAAAGCCCAGCTTTCCGAATACCGCCAGTCGATCGACAATATCGATGCCGCACTGGTTCACATTCTTGCTGAACGCTTCCGCTGCACCAAGGCGGTGGGCGTGTTGAAGGCAACATACAGTTTGCCGCCGGCCGACCCGGCGCGCGAGGAATACCAGATCGAACGCCTTCGCCGTCTTGCGAAGGACGCCAATCTGGACCCGGATTTCGCCGAGAAGTTTTTAAACTTCGTCATCAAGGAAGTCATCCGGCATCATGAAGCAATAGCCGCCGAACATGGCGGTCATGAAAAGACCGCCTGACCGGCGGACAAGCCATCTTAAGGAGTAAATCACATGGCACTGAAAATTCGTCTCGCACGCGGTGGTTCCAAGAAGCGCCCGTATTACCAGATCGTCGTTGCTGACGCCCGTTCGCCCCGCGACGGCCGTTTCCTCGAGAAGGTCGGTTCCTGGAACCCGATGCTTGCCAAGGACAACCCGCTGCGCGTTGAGCTGAAGGCTGACCTCATCAAGGAATGGATCGCCAAGGGCGCACAGCCGACCGACCGCGTTCTGCGCTTCCTCGCAGAGGCAGGCCTTGCCGAGCGCGCCGCTCGCAGCAACCCGGAAAAGGCACTGCCGGGCAAGCGCGCTCTGGAACGCGTTGCTGAAAAGAAGCAGAAGGCTGAAGATGCAGCCGCTGCTGCTGCTGCGGAAGCCTCTGCTGCAGAATAATCTGCACGGAAACTTTTGAAGAACGGGTGGCGTGGTTTTCCATGCCGCCCGTTTTTTTGTTTATTTTGGCGTCAACAAACCTTAAAGCTGACGCAACCAACACCAGAAGACGGACGGCCCGATGGCAAAGCTGGAAAACCCGATACTCATGGCAAAGATCGGCGGCGCGCAGGGCCTGCGCGGCGAAGTCCGCGTCAGCACCTATACGGACGACCCGATGGCGCTGGGCGATTACGGCAATCTGGTCACCGCCGATGGCCGCGTCTTTGAAATTCTGGAAGTTCGCGAAGGCAAGAATGTCGTCGTCGTCCGTTTCCGTGGCATCAACGATCGCAATGCGGCCGAAAGCCTGAACGGGCTGGAACTCTTCATTGAACGCGACAATCTGCCGGATGATGAACTCGACGATGACGAATTCTATTACGCCGATCTCGAAGGGTTGGAAGCCGTTGATGCCGAAGGAAAAAGCTACGGCGCCGTCAGCGCCGTCTACGATTTCGGCGCGGGTGATCTGCTGGAACTGAAAGGCGCCGGCCGCCGCCCTGCCCTCATTCCGTTTTCCGAGGCTGCGGTGCTGGAGATCGATCTGGAGGCCGGGCGCATTCTCATCGACCCAATGGCCGCCGGCCTGATCGACAATCCTGACGACAAGGACCAAAACGGCATGTCGCCGTTCGGTAAGAAATAAATCCATGACCTTCAAGGCGACCGTTCTGACGCTCTACCCGGAAATGTTTCCGGGGCATCTCCAATATTCGCTAGCCGGCAAGGCGCTGGAGCGAGGGCAGTGGTCGCTGGACCCCATACAAATCCGCGAATTTGCCACCGACAGGCACAGAAGCGTCGATGACACGCCGGCAGGCGGCGGCGCCGGCATGGTGCTGAAACCCGACGTATTGGCCGCGGCCATCGATCATGTTTCGAAAGGCGACACCCGGCCACGGCTGCTGATGAGCCCGCGCGGCAAACCGCTGTCCCAGAACCGCGTGCGCGAACTGGCGGCCGGCGACGGCGCGATCATCGTCTGCGGCCGCTTCGAGGGCGTGGACCAGCGCGTCATCGAGGCACGTGGGCTGGAGGAAGTATCAATCGGCGATTACATTCTCTCCGGCGGCGAACCGGCGGCGCTGACGCTGCTGGATGCTGTCGTCCGCATCCTGCCGGGCGTCATGGGCAACGATCTCTCTGGCGTGCATGAAAGCTTCGAGGGCGGGTTGCTGGAACATCCGCATTATACCCGCCCGCAACTCTGGGAAGGCCGCGATATTCCCGCCATCCTCACGTCAGGCAATCACGCCGCTATCGACAAGTGGCGACACGAGCAGGCGCTGGCACTGACGAAGGAAAGACGGCCGGATCTGCTGGAAAAAACTCAGGCCGAGACGAAATAATAGGCCGTCAGTACTAGCCCGACTGCAATGACAAGCCAGCGGATGATCCATTGCGGCACCCGTCTTGCAGTGTGCACGCCCACATAGCCCCCAAGTGCTGCCGCCGGAAACATGATGAGCGCCGCCCACCAGGACACGACGCCGCCGCTGACGAAGATCGTAATGGCGATGACGGCAATCACCACCGATAGCAGGTTCTTTAGCGCGTTCAGATGATGATAGCTGCCGCCGGAGGTTATCCCGAGGATGGCAAGCATCATGATGCCCATGCCCGCCCCGAAAAAACCGCCATAGATCGAAGCGAGCCCCTGAAAGACGAGGCTCGGCAGATTGCCGGGGGAGCGCTCCGCACTCGCCTTCGGCCTGAGCCACGGGCCCGCAGCAAAAACCGCCGTGGCGGCCAGCAGCAACCATGGCACGAGCTGGCGGAAGGCAGGATTGTCGAGCGACAGGAGCAGAAGCGACCCCGCAAGCCCGCCCACGACGGAAACGACAGACAGCGAGACCGCTTCGCGCCAATGAGCACGGATTTCCGGCCCATAGGCGATCACCGAGGTGATGTAACCCGGAAACTGCACGATCGCCGAGGTGGCATTGGCGACGATGGGCGGCAGACCGGCCAGCGTCATTGCCCCGAAGGTCAGGAACGTGCCGCCACCGGCGATCGCATTAACGACACCAGACAAAAAACCGGTCGTAAACAGCATGAGAACGATGAAAACTGACATGGCCCCTCCCAAGGTTCTCATGCCATATCCGGCAGCAAGCCGCTTCGCAACTGCCGGAGCGCGGCGCTTAATTGATAAAATATTGTCACGAAAGGGATGACAAATGGCGCTTGCTAGTATATGTGCGCGCTTGGAATTGGGGTTTACCCCTTTAACCGCAAGCAAAGAATGGCGAACCCGCTCCTGCCGTAAGGCATGGTCTGAAGGCATTGACCGACAGGCGAACCGTTGAGCGCTCTGGCTGTTTCAGAAGAAATCAGAGGTTAACATGACCAATATCATTCAGCAGCTGGAAGCCGAACAGGCTGCCAAGATCGAAGCAAAGCGCACCCTGCCTGAGTTTTCTCCGGGCGACACGCTGCGCGTCAACGTTCGCGTGACGGAAGGTAACCGTACCCGCGTTCAGGCTTACGAAGGCGTTTGCATCGCCCGTTCTGGCGGCGGCCTTTCCGAAAGCTTCACCGTTCGCAAGATCTCCTACGGCGAAGGCGTCGAGCGCGTATTCCCGATCTACTCCCCGCTGGTCGAAGGCGTTGAAATCGTTCGCCGTGGTAAGGTTCGCCGCGCGAAGCTCTACTACCTGCGCGACCGTCGCGGCAAGGCTGCCCGTATCGTTGAAAACACCGGTACGCGCGCCCGCAAGCTGAACGAATCCGAACGCCAGGCAGCTGCCGAAGAAAAGGCACGTCTGGAAGCTGAAAAGGTAGCAGCAGCACAGGCTCTCGCCGCCGAAAAGGCAGCAGCCGAAGCCGCAGAAGCCAAGGCAGCGGAAGAAGCAGCAAAGGCTGCAGAAGCTACGGCGGAATAAGATTTCCATTTCGATGGATGCACGAAAGGCGGCCTTCGGGTCGCCTTTTTTGTGGTCTCAGGCTGCCAATCGCAAACCGGAGGCCGCAAACTGCCAATTCGATACCTGGCCCGAATTACGGGCGGCGGGCCAGAAACCTTAAGAAACGCTGTCGCTTTTTCCCGTCTGCTGGTTCCATTTCAGTTTTTTCTGGATAAACCAACAGATTCCAAACAGATAACAGATATTTACTTAGATTTTTCAGGCGGGTGTTTTAGCCCATCCTCGAATAGCATTGCCTAATCCCTTTTATTGTGCAATTTTCTTGCTGTTTTAGGTGTTATTATGTTTTTATTTAATTCTTTTTTAACAAAAAATAAGTCCACTTTTTTCGCGGTTGGCCTCGCCAGCGCGTTGATGAACATCCTTAATCTTTCCGGCTCGCTTTTCATGCTGGAAGTTTACGATCGCATTTTGCCCAGCAAGAGCATTCCATCTCTTGTGGCTTTGGTTGTTCTCCTGATCGTTCTCTACGCGTTTCTGATGGGGTTCGACGCATTGCGGGGCCGTATATTGGCGCGTATCTCCGACAATATGGATGATGCGCTCAATCAGAAGCTTTTCAGGGCATCGATCAGCGCGCCGCTTCTCGCCTCCAGCAAGATCGACGGGCTGCAGATCGTCGGTGATCTCGATCAGATCCGCCAGTTTCTTTCCGGACCGGGCCCGGCAGCCTTTTTCGATATTCCCTGGCTGCCCATCTATCTCCTGATCTGTTTTGCCCTGCATCCCTGGATCGGTTTTGCGGTGCTCGGCGGGGCCGTGGTTCTCGTCGTGCTGACGCTTCTGACCAATTGGCTGACCGAAAGGGCGACGAAGCAGGCCTATACCGCGCGAGGCCAGAGAAACGTGCTTGTCGGCAGCAGCCAGCGCAACATCGAATCCATCAAGACCATGGGTATGATGGGTGCGGTGACGTCGATGTGGGACGAATTGCACTCCAAATATCGCTCCGTGACCCTGTCGACGTCAGATACCGCAGGCATGCTCGGCGCCATGTCGCGAACATTCCGCCTGTTGTTGCAATCCGGCGTCATGGCCATCGGCGCCGTGCTTGTCATCGACGGCCACGCCTCGGCAGGCAGCATCATCGCAGGATCGATCCTTTCTGCAAAGGCACTCGGCCCTGTCGAACATGCGATCGCGAACTGGCGCAGCTTCATGACCGCCAGGCAGGGGTGGAAACGCGTCAACGAGTTTTTGGAGCTTGTGCCGGAGCCCGCCCCACCGCTCTCCCTGCCGCGTCCGCAATTTACCGTTGCCGTCGATCGTGTCACCGGTGGCCCGCCGAATGGCGCGCGCGATACGGTCGCCGACATCTCCTTCACGCTGAATGCGGGCGACGGGCTCGGCATCATCGGTCCAAGCGCCTCGGGCAAATCCACCCTGGCGCGTCTGATGACCGGCATCTGGCCCTATGAGCGCGGCTCCGTCCGCTTCGATGGGGCAGCACTCAACCAGTGGGACTTCGAGTTTCTCGGTAAATCCATCGGCTACATGCCCCAGCAGGTGGAACTGATGCCGGGAACGGTCGCGCAGAACATCGCGCGTTTCGACCGCAATGCGACTGCGGAATCGATCGTTGCTGCCGCCAAGGCCGCTCAGGTGCATGAGCTGATCCTCAACCTGCCGAATGGCTACGATACCTCTATAGGCGATCGCGGCGAGGCTTTGTCGGGCGGGCAAAAGCAGCGCATCGGCCTTGCCCGCGCGCTGTTCGGCGAGCCCTTCTTCGTCCTCCTCGATGAGCCGAATTCCAATCTGGACAGCGAAGGTGAGGCGGCCCTGCGCAATGCCATCGGCGACATCAGAGCGCGCGGCGGCATTGTCGTCGTCATTGCACACCGCCCCAGCGCCCTCGAAAGCATCAATATGGTGATGGTGATGAGCAATGGCCGGATGCTGCGCTTCGGCACCAAGGAAGAGGTGCTTGCACAAATCCTGCGGCAGAATATCCGCCAAGTGCCCGAGGGGGAAGAAACGCGCAAGATTGAAAACCGGGTGAGCGAAAATGGCTGATGCAGAAAAAACCGGTACGACGAATTCATCCATTCTCAGGCACTCGGCCGCCGTGGTCGTCCTCGGTCTCGGCCTTCTCGTCGGAATGGGCGGCTGGGCGGCTTTCGCAAAGCTTGCCGGCGCCGTGGTGGCCACGGGCCGGGTGGTCGTTGAAGGCAATTCCAAAAAAATCCAGCATCTTTCCGGCGGCATCGTCAGTGAGATCAATGTCGTCGAAGGCGACAGGGTCGCGGCTGGTCAGATTCTGTTACGGCTGAGCGCCACGGTCGTTCAGGCAAACCTCTCAATTATTGAGAATACGCTTGCGCAACTCTATTCGCGTCGGGCGCGCCTGCGGGCAGAGATTGCCGAAGAACCCTCTTTCACCGTGACCGAAGACCTGACGGCACTGACGAGTTCGAAGTCCGCCAAAACCTTCATCGATAGCGAACAGAACCTTTTCAACAGTCGTCGCAACGCGTTGATCGGCATGAAAAAGCAGCTTGCCACACGCAAGCTTCAACTGGCCGACGAGGCACGTGGCCTCGACGTACAGGTTGAGGCCACGGAAAACGAACTCGCCATTGTGAAGGAAGATGTCTCCAAGACAGATGAGCTCTTGAAAAAAGGACTCGTCACGCTCCAGCGCCTCAATCTCCTCAAACGCCAGCTTTCCAATCTTGAAGGTCAGCAGGGCCAATATATCGCGGCTCGTGCGCAGACCGTGGGCAAGCTGAGCGAACTGGACCTGCAATTGCTTCAACTCGACGAAGACCGAAAATCGGAAGTCACGAAAGATCTGACATCGATCGAAGCAACCGTTGCCGAATATGAAGAACGGCTGGCGGCAACACGCGACCAGCTAGATCGTCTCGACATCCGCTCACCGATTGCCGGTCGTATCTATCAACTTTCAGTGCACAACATAAACGGCGTCATCCAACCCGGTGAAGTGCTGATGCTGGTGGTTCCTGACAAGGATGATCTTGCAATCGAAGCCAATATAACTCCGCGAGACATCGATCAGATTTATGTCGGGCAGCCGGTCACCGTTCGCTTCACGGCGTTCAATCAAAGCACGACACCGGACTTGAGCGCGGAAGTTGCTGTGGTCGCCCCTGATCTGCAGACAGATTCCCGAACTGGCACATCTTATTACGTCCTGCGCATCAGACCTAACAAAGCTGGCATGGGGCATCTACCTGGCGGGAAGTTGTATCCTGGCATGCCGGCGGAAGTATTTATCCAGACCAGCGAGAGAAGTGTTCTCTCCTATTTTGTGAAGCCGTTCCAGGACAGACTCAAAAAGACCTTCGTGCAGGAATAGTTTCTTACTTTTTAAGCAAAAAATAGAAAAATTTTCAACACACCAAATACGCGATTTTTTTGAAAATACGATTTTCTTATATTGTATTATGGTTTTTTATGTATTAAATGTTACCCGCAACAATTAACAGAAACTTAATTTCAATTCATCGATTTCTCAAAAATTTATAGGAGTTTAAAATGGCGTTAAAAGTAACGTTTGGTAATGGCGGCGCCGCTTCGGTTTCCTCGCTTACAAGCCTCATTGATCAGGAAGCTTATAAGCTCCTCACGGAATCGACCGCCCAGGTTAAGAATGGCTCCTCGATGGAAACCGGCAGTGTCAACGTCGGTTCCGTGTCGGTTCCCGGCACGGGTGCTGGCGGTACGGTTGATGTTGGCTACGACGCGTCCGCAAACGCCTTTAAGTTCGACGTGTCTTCGGCATGGAACTCGGTAAAGAACGCCCTTGCCCAGTCAG
This window of the Agrobacterium fabrum str. C58 genome carries:
- the rimM gene encoding ribosome maturation factor RimM (Essential for efficient processing of 16S rRNA); its protein translation is MAKLENPILMAKIGGAQGLRGEVRVSTYTDDPMALGDYGNLVTADGRVFEILEVREGKNVVVVRFRGINDRNAAESLNGLELFIERDNLPDDELDDDEFYYADLEGLEAVDAEGKSYGAVSAVYDFGAGDLLELKGAGRRPALIPFSEAAVLEIDLEAGRILIDPMAAGLIDNPDDKDQNGMSPFGKK
- a CDS encoding chorismate mutase; protein product: MNNTEVKAQLSEYRQSIDNIDAALVHILAERFRCTKAVGVLKATYSLPPADPAREEYQIERLRRLAKDANLDPDFAEKFLNFVIKEVIRHHEAIAAEHGGHEKTA
- a CDS encoding HlyD family type I secretion periplasmic adaptor subunit, with translation MADAEKTGTTNSSILRHSAAVVVLGLGLLVGMGGWAAFAKLAGAVVATGRVVVEGNSKKIQHLSGGIVSEINVVEGDRVAAGQILLRLSATVVQANLSIIENTLAQLYSRRARLRAEIAEEPSFTVTEDLTALTSSKSAKTFIDSEQNLFNSRRNALIGMKKQLATRKLQLADEARGLDVQVEATENELAIVKEDVSKTDELLKKGLVTLQRLNLLKRQLSNLEGQQGQYIAARAQTVGKLSELDLQLLQLDEDRKSEVTKDLTSIEATVAEYEERLAATRDQLDRLDIRSPIAGRIYQLSVHNINGVIQPGEVLMLVVPDKDDLAIEANITPRDIDQIYVGQPVTVRFTAFNQSTTPDLSAEVAVVAPDLQTDSRTGTSYYVLRIRPNKAGMGHLPGGKLYPGMPAEVFIQTSERSVLSYFVKPFQDRLKKTFVQE
- the rpsP gene encoding 30S ribosomal protein S16, whose protein sequence is MALKIRLARGGSKKRPYYQIVVADARSPRDGRFLEKVGSWNPMLAKDNPLRVELKADLIKEWIAKGAQPTDRVLRFLAEAGLAERAARSNPEKALPGKRALERVAEKKQKAEDAAAAAAAEASAAE
- a CDS encoding sulfite exporter TauE/SafE family protein, yielding MSVFIVLMLFTTGFLSGVVNAIAGGGTFLTFGAMTLAGLPPIVANATSAIVQFPGYITSVIAYGPEIRAHWREAVSLSVVSVVGGLAGSLLLLSLDNPAFRQLVPWLLLAATAVFAAGPWLRPKASAERSPGNLPSLVFQGLASIYGGFFGAGMGIMMLAILGITSGGSYHHLNALKNLLSVVIAVIAITIFVSGGVVSWWAALIMFPAAALGGYVGVHTARRVPQWIIRWLVIAVGLVLTAYYFVSA
- the trmD gene encoding tRNA (guanosine(37)-N1)-methyltransferase TrmD, which gives rise to MTFKATVLTLYPEMFPGHLQYSLAGKALERGQWSLDPIQIREFATDRHRSVDDTPAGGGAGMVLKPDVLAAAIDHVSKGDTRPRLLMSPRGKPLSQNRVRELAAGDGAIIVCGRFEGVDQRVIEARGLEEVSIGDYILSGGEPAALTLLDAVVRILPGVMGNDLSGVHESFEGGLLEHPHYTRPQLWEGRDIPAILTSGNHAAIDKWRHEQALALTKERRPDLLEKTQAETK
- the ffh gene encoding signal recognition particle protein encodes the protein MFENLQDRLGSILNGLTGRGALTEADVAAALREVRRALLEADVALEVVRSFTDRVREKAVGAAVLKSIKPGQMVVKIVHDELVEMLGTEGVSIDLHAAAPVVIMMVGLQGSGKTTTTGKIAKRLTDRDKKKVLMASLDTRRPAAQEQLRQLGVQTGVDTLPIIAGQSPTDIAARAVQAAKLGGHDVVILDTAGRTHIDEPLMLEMADIKKKSNPHEILLVADSLTGQDAVNLARNFDERVGITGLVLTRMDGDGRGGAALSMRAVTGKPIKLIGIGERMNELDEFHPRRIADRILGMGDIVSLVEKAAENIDAEKARSMAEKMAKGKFDLNDLADQLGQMKKMGGMGGIMGLMPGMAGMKDKMASAGMNDKMFDRQIAIISSMTKAERANPDILKHSRKKRIAAGSGTDAAEINKLLKMHRGMADMMKAMGGKGKGGIMKQMMGGLAGKMGLGGMMGGGMPDLSNIDPKQLEALQKQAEAAGLGKPGAMPGMGGLPGGLPGLGGAKLPGLGGMPGLPGFPKKK
- the rplS gene encoding 50S ribosomal protein L19 codes for the protein MTNIIQQLEAEQAAKIEAKRTLPEFSPGDTLRVNVRVTEGNRTRVQAYEGVCIARSGGGLSESFTVRKISYGEGVERVFPIYSPLVEGVEIVRRGKVRRAKLYYLRDRRGKAARIVENTGTRARKLNESERQAAAEEKARLEAEKVAAAQALAAEKAAAEAAEAKAAEEAAKAAEATAE
- a CDS encoding MBL fold metallo-hydrolase, which encodes MKRRNFFRFSALGLLALAGGGLYARRSSASAYYSGPISDHFDGVRFFNPGGTPPGNFMGLLKWRFNGERATWPETYPSPFPFAKPEARIDGRDMRVTFVGHASFLIQTAGLNILVDPVWSQRTSPLSFAGPKRVNPPGIRFEDLPPIDLVLVTHNHYDHLDMETLKRLHVAHKPLFITPLGNDAVIRTGVEAARIKVGDWGDVVETGSVKIHFEPCHHWSARGLNDRSMALWAAFVIETPGGKIYHIGDTGFHEGLNYGAARKKHGEFRLANLPFGAYEPRWFMKGQHQNPAEAVEGMRLCGAAHVCGHHWGTVQLTDEAVDAPLAALKAALTEQGVEESRFRPMRPGEVFDVPSA
- a CDS encoding type I secretion system permease/ATPase, with protein sequence MFLFNSFLTKNKSTFFAVGLASALMNILNLSGSLFMLEVYDRILPSKSIPSLVALVVLLIVLYAFLMGFDALRGRILARISDNMDDALNQKLFRASISAPLLASSKIDGLQIVGDLDQIRQFLSGPGPAAFFDIPWLPIYLLICFALHPWIGFAVLGGAVVLVVLTLLTNWLTERATKQAYTARGQRNVLVGSSQRNIESIKTMGMMGAVTSMWDELHSKYRSVTLSTSDTAGMLGAMSRTFRLLLQSGVMAIGAVLVIDGHASAGSIIAGSILSAKALGPVEHAIANWRSFMTARQGWKRVNEFLELVPEPAPPLSLPRPQFTVAVDRVTGGPPNGARDTVADISFTLNAGDGLGIIGPSASGKSTLARLMTGIWPYERGSVRFDGAALNQWDFEFLGKSIGYMPQQVELMPGTVAQNIARFDRNATAESIVAAAKAAQVHELILNLPNGYDTSIGDRGEALSGGQKQRIGLARALFGEPFFVLLDEPNSNLDSEGEAALRNAIGDIRARGGIVVVIAHRPSALESINMVMVMSNGRMLRFGTKEEVLAQILRQNIRQVPEGEETRKIENRVSENG